From one Nilaparvata lugens isolate BPH unplaced genomic scaffold, ASM1435652v1 scaffold6683, whole genome shotgun sequence genomic stretch:
- the LOC120356405 gene encoding LOW QUALITY PROTEIN: meiotic recombination protein DMC1/LIM15 homolog (The sequence of the model RefSeq protein was modified relative to this genomic sequence to represent the inferred CDS: inserted 1 base in 1 codon) encodes NESFFQDVDTLQSHGINVADIKKLKSSGICTVKGIVMCTRKKLCAIKGFSDXKVDKIKEACAKITSFGFITANEFSEKRKCVFRISTGSQELDKLLGGGVESMAITEVFGEFRTGKTQMSHTLCVMAQLPNDDGYTGGKVMFIDTESTFRPERLRPIADRFNLDQDAVLDNILYARIHNSDQQLDALDYVAAKFHEEAGVFKLLLLVTWIIT; translated from the exons AATGAATCTTTCTTTCAAGATGTAGACACTCTTCAAAGTCATGGAATA aatgttGCAGATATAAAGAAACTGAAATCTTCAGGAATATGCACAGTGAAAGGAATTGTGATGTGCACTCGCAAGAAGCTGTGCGCCATCAAAGGCTTTTCAG GCAAGGTGGACAAAATAAAGGAAGCCTGTGCCAAAATCACCTCCTTTGGTTTTATCACTGCGAACGAATTCAGCGAGAAAAGGAAATGTGTCTTCCGAATCTCCACTGGCAGCCAAGAATTGGA CAAACTACTTGGCGGCGGAGTGGAATCGATGGCAATCACTGAAGTTTTCGGTGAATTCCGTACGGGAAAAACGCAGATGTCGCATACACTGTGCGTGATGGCCCAACTACCCAATGATGACGGATACACTGGTGGAAAAGTAATGTTTATCGACACTGAGAGTACTTT CCGACCGGAGCGTTTGCGTCCTATCGCCGACCGCTTCAACCTGGACCAGGACGCGGTGCTCGACAACATCCTCTACGCCCGCATCCACAACAGCGACCAGCAGCTCGACGCACTCGACTATGTGGCCGCCAAGTTCCACGAGGAGGCCGGTGTCTTCAAGCTTCTC TTACTTGTTACTTGGATTATCACCTAA